The genome window AGGGATTGGGGGGGACTAAAGCCCGGCCAGCAAACCTGTCACGAGCTCCAGCTTCTCGGAGGGGTCACCTTCATCATAGAGCTTTGGGTGGCAGCGGTTGCCAATCTGGTTGATAAGTTCAGCTGGAAGAGATGCCAGGTCTTGTCGCACCCGGATTCGACTTCGAGACTcgaggaccacctgctcagggaggGCCTCTACCTTCTCAGCTGTGGGAACAGTGGCAAGTGTATTCAtgttatgcacacacacacacacacaccttctcacTGGGACATCAGTGTATTcatgttatatatacacacacacacacacacacacacacacacgcacacacacgcacgcacacgcatgcaagCCCACGGGAGGGGTGGCACTCACCTGTCTGGCCAACGTTCAACATACTGTACATGGTGTACATATTGCAGATCTGACGGTACTGCTCATCTGTACCCTCTTCACCTGCatcttcttcttcatcctcctcatTGTGGTAGGAGCCAGGGCTGTCACTGGTGTAGGCACTGGAGGTACCTGGGCTGGTCCGCTCTGACATGCTGGGTCCACTCACACATCCTCCCACTGCAACCACAGCCACTGCTGCTGTAGCTGTGGCCACTGAGACTGGCTGGGGCATCCGGTTAGGGGCTAGGTCTGGTGTGGAGAACTTGGCCATCTTGCGACTGCCATTGTTGCCACCACTGCTTCCAGCCTCCTTCTGGCTGCTATCCCACAGCCTCTTGGCCATGGGTGTGCACTGCACGGAGTCCAACTCCTGTTCTGTCTTGACTCGTGACACAAGGGGCAGTGGCGTGCTACAGGCTGGCCAGCCCAGTGTCTGCGCTACAGGACTCTGAGGCTCTGAAGATGGGGCCTCCTCCGGGTGCAGGCCCTGGGAGTCGCAACTTGGAGAGCTAACTTTGAGGAAGAACTCGGTGCCCTTCTCCATAATCTCCTGAATCTGCAGGAAGCCAGCTGTGTAGATGAGCAGGAACTGGTCCCCCATGTTCATGCTCAGCCGGCCTGTATAGCAAAATGTGAGGATCTGCTGGAATGACTGTGGCTGCACAGCGGCTGGCAGTTCTACCACAGCACTGCGGCTACTGTTGAATAGGTCCCGGAAGTAGGAGCTGCTGGCGGCCAGCACAGCACGGTGGGCCTTGAAGGCGTGGCCCTTAACCACCACTGACACGTCACAGTATAGTCCCTGCAGCCGCTGCTCATTGAGGCACTCAAGGATGCTGTTGCCAAAGTTTGGAATCTCCATCTGCAGGGTCTGCGCCATGGCAGCAGCTGCGTGAGG of Peromyscus leucopus breed LL Stock chromosome 5, UCI_PerLeu_2.1, whole genome shotgun sequence contains these proteins:
- the Nacc1 gene encoding nucleus accumbens-associated protein 1 isoform X1: MWTLWLPHALLQEVRLLRQGRAYVGFCHLTCPVSISCPHAAAAMAQTLQMEIPNFGNSILECLNEQRLQGLYCDVSVVVKGHAFKAHRAVLAASSSYFRDLFNSSRSAVVELPAAVQPQSFQQILTFCYTGRLSMNMGDQFLLIYTAGFLQIQEIMEKGTEFFLKVSSPSCDSQGLHPEEAPSSEPQSPVAQTLGWPACSTPLPLVSRVKTEQELDSVQCTPMAKRLWDSSQKEAGSSGGNNGSRKMAKFSTPDLAPNRMPQPVSVATATAAVAVVAVGGCVSGPSMSERTSPGTSSAYTSDSPGSYHNEEDEEEDAGEEGTDEQYRQICNMYTMYSMLNVGQTAEKVEALPEQVVLESRSRIRVRQDLASLPAELINQIGNRCHPKLYDEGDPSEKLELVTGTNVYITRAQLMNCHVSAGTRHKVLLRRLLASFFDRNTLANSCGTGIRSSTNDPRRKPLDSRVLHAVKYYCQNFAPNFKESEMNAIAADMCTNARRVVRKSWLPKTKPLHLVEGDSYSSFISDTGKIEPDMMSMEHSFETASHDGEAGPSAEVLQ
- the Nacc1 gene encoding nucleus accumbens-associated protein 1 isoform X2 — translated: MAQTLQMEIPNFGNSILECLNEQRLQGLYCDVSVVVKGHAFKAHRAVLAASSSYFRDLFNSSRSAVVELPAAVQPQSFQQILTFCYTGRLSMNMGDQFLLIYTAGFLQIQEIMEKGTEFFLKVSSPSCDSQGLHPEEAPSSEPQSPVAQTLGWPACSTPLPLVSRVKTEQELDSVQCTPMAKRLWDSSQKEAGSSGGNNGSRKMAKFSTPDLAPNRMPQPVSVATATAAVAVVAVGGCVSGPSMSERTSPGTSSAYTSDSPGSYHNEEDEEEDAGEEGTDEQYRQICNMYTMYSMLNVGQTAEKVEALPEQVVLESRSRIRVRQDLASLPAELINQIGNRCHPKLYDEGDPSEKLELVTGTNVYITRAQLMNCHVSAGTRHKVLLRRLLASFFDRNTLANSCGTGIRSSTNDPRRKPLDSRVLHAVKYYCQNFAPNFKESEMNAIAADMCTNARRVVRKSWLPKTKPLHLVEGDSYSSFISDTGKIEPDMMSMEHSFETASHDGEAGPSAEVLQ